One window from the genome of Faecalibacterium sp. HTF-F encodes:
- a CDS encoding PolC-type DNA polymerase III has product MVDPAFAACFGQVIVEHAQMLRQERQVIFTLRSGAPLDKDLCARLLASLQPDYEGFELRIQNLFGYAMLDETALRGLMDEMKRDGVPINGFLDRCTIQIVGQKITIGVCHGTKFLQEMHFEKLLAERIAAHTGVTPQVTLQSTVSEAEQHQLEEKLERKIAPPVVKFEKKNTAPSIKVDGLDLTDKPVTIFHGKMFTPKNLTPLKDLGGEGGKCIIWGDVFFSEVKGNYRKIYTVSITDYQGSINLKIRAQEGEDCSKWESLGKGTTLIVRGDCSYDKYEHDYIVYPYDVLIVERKKREDTAPEKRVELHLHTKLSSMDGFCDPGGIVKLAHRMGHPAIAITDHGVCQGYPEAMLAADDIHKSDPDFKLIYGCEAYFVDDMIPCVYGVKDQPLDGEFCVFDTETTGLDPGVEYMTEIGAVIVKNGEVMEEFDTFVKPGKPITPKITELTGITNEMVADAPGEKEALEAFLKFAGDRILVGHNVHAFDMRFLRAAAKRSGIRLEPTYIDTLTMAQAMYPGLHNYKQGTINKHLELPAYEAHRACEDSAALGRIFGVMLKDLEEKQVAKVSEINTGLGGNREVLKKKYYHLIILVKNQMGLKNLYKIVSEAHVNYFFKKPRVPRSLLNKYRDGLLLTSACEAGELYRAIVDGTSYEELKKIAAYYDILEIQPLGNNAYMVRDGKVDSEEDIKNFNRTVIKLGEDLHKPVIATGDVHFTEPEDAAYRAVLQAGNGFKDADNQPPLFFRTTQDMLAQFYYLPKEKAYEVVVKNPRKIAAMIDNNVRAIPRGTYPPSIEGAEQQLRDATWEHAKRDYGDPLPEIVEKRLQKELDSICGHGYAVLYVIAVKLVAYSNAGGYQVGSRGSVGSSAVAHFSGISEVNSLPPHYRCPKCKHSEFITDGSVDDGFDLPDKNCPHCGTRMLVDGHDIPFETFLGFYGDKEPDIDLNFSGEYQSNVHRYTEELFGKANVFKAGTVSGIQDKTAYGYVKKYLDERGRTVNHAEENRLTLGCTGVKRTTGQHPGGMVVVPDTYEIYDFCPIQHPADDVAGGLLTTHFEFKYLHDTLLKLDELGHDMPTFYKYFEEYTGIPIDSIPMNDPKVYSLLTSPEALGVTPEQIDSQTGTFGIPEMGTNFVRGMLVEARPKNFSELIQISGLSHGTDVWTGNADELIRSGTCTIAEVIGCRDSIMLYLLRKGLEPKMAFDIMEAVRKGKVAKGGFKDGWEEAMREHEVPDWYIESCRKIKYMFPKAHAVAYLMSAIRLMWFKIYRPPEFYAVYFTVRGDDIDYEAAVGGAAVARAHMEEVKRRLKEEKNAKDEDVLVSLQLVNEMLVRGYEFLPIELGKSRGSKYVVEDGKVRLPFCALKGLGGAAAEALERATIHGEEYISVEELQQASGVGSSILDRLRQVGALGDLPESSQVSFF; this is encoded by the coding sequence ATGGTGGACCCGGCATTTGCGGCCTGCTTCGGGCAGGTCATTGTGGAGCACGCGCAGATGCTGCGGCAGGAGCGGCAGGTCATCTTTACCCTGCGCAGCGGTGCACCGCTGGACAAAGATCTCTGTGCCCGGCTGCTGGCATCCCTGCAGCCGGACTATGAGGGCTTTGAGCTGCGTATCCAGAACCTGTTTGGCTATGCCATGCTGGATGAAACCGCTCTGCGCGGCCTGATGGACGAAATGAAGCGGGACGGCGTGCCCATCAACGGCTTTCTGGACCGGTGCACCATCCAGATCGTTGGCCAGAAAATCACCATCGGCGTGTGCCACGGCACAAAGTTTTTGCAGGAAATGCACTTTGAAAAGCTGCTTGCCGAGCGCATTGCGGCGCACACCGGGGTAACGCCGCAGGTAACACTGCAGAGTACTGTGAGTGAGGCGGAACAGCATCAGCTGGAGGAAAAACTGGAGCGCAAGATCGCGCCGCCGGTGGTTAAGTTCGAGAAAAAGAACACCGCACCGTCCATCAAGGTGGATGGTCTGGATCTGACCGATAAGCCTGTCACCATTTTCCATGGCAAAATGTTCACCCCCAAGAACCTCACCCCGCTGAAGGATCTGGGCGGTGAGGGCGGCAAGTGCATCATCTGGGGCGATGTGTTCTTCTCGGAGGTCAAAGGCAACTACCGCAAGATCTACACCGTGTCCATCACCGACTATCAGGGCTCCATCAACCTGAAGATCCGTGCGCAGGAAGGTGAGGATTGCTCCAAGTGGGAGAGCCTTGGCAAGGGCACCACCCTCATCGTGCGCGGCGACTGCTCCTACGACAAGTACGAGCACGATTATATCGTCTACCCCTACGATGTGCTCATCGTGGAGCGCAAAAAGCGGGAGGACACCGCACCGGAGAAGCGGGTGGAGCTGCATCTGCACACCAAGCTTTCCAGCATGGATGGCTTCTGCGACCCCGGCGGCATTGTCAAGCTGGCCCACCGCATGGGGCATCCGGCCATTGCCATCACCGACCACGGTGTGTGTCAGGGCTATCCGGAAGCCATGCTGGCAGCGGACGATATCCATAAATCCGATCCGGATTTCAAGTTGATCTATGGATGCGAAGCCTACTTTGTGGACGACATGATCCCCTGCGTGTACGGTGTGAAGGATCAGCCGCTGGACGGGGAGTTCTGCGTCTTTGATACCGAGACCACCGGCCTTGACCCGGGCGTGGAGTATATGACCGAGATCGGTGCCGTCATCGTGAAAAACGGCGAAGTGATGGAGGAATTTGACACCTTTGTCAAGCCCGGCAAGCCCATCACCCCCAAGATCACCGAGCTGACCGGCATCACCAACGAAATGGTGGCGGATGCTCCCGGCGAAAAGGAAGCGCTGGAAGCCTTCCTCAAATTTGCGGGAGACCGCATCCTTGTGGGCCACAACGTCCACGCCTTTGATATGCGTTTCCTGCGCGCCGCCGCCAAGCGCAGCGGCATCAGGCTGGAGCCGACCTATATCGACACCCTGACCATGGCGCAGGCCATGTATCCCGGCCTGCACAATTACAAGCAGGGCACCATCAACAAGCATCTGGAGCTGCCTGCCTACGAGGCCCACCGTGCCTGTGAGGACTCTGCCGCGCTGGGCCGTATCTTTGGTGTCATGCTGAAGGATCTGGAAGAAAAGCAGGTAGCAAAGGTCAGTGAGATCAACACCGGCCTTGGCGGCAACCGCGAGGTGCTGAAAAAGAAGTATTACCACCTCATCATTCTGGTCAAGAACCAGATGGGCCTGAAAAATCTGTACAAGATCGTCAGCGAAGCCCATGTGAACTACTTTTTCAAAAAGCCCCGGGTGCCCCGGAGCCTTTTGAACAAATACCGGGACGGCCTGCTGCTCACTTCCGCCTGCGAAGCCGGCGAGCTGTACCGGGCCATCGTGGATGGCACCAGCTACGAGGAACTGAAAAAGATCGCCGCCTACTACGACATCCTTGAGATCCAGCCGCTGGGCAACAACGCCTACATGGTGCGGGACGGCAAGGTGGACAGCGAAGAGGACATCAAAAACTTCAACCGCACGGTCATCAAGCTGGGTGAAGATCTGCACAAGCCGGTCATTGCCACCGGCGACGTGCACTTTACCGAGCCGGAGGATGCGGCGTACCGCGCCGTGCTGCAGGCGGGCAACGGCTTCAAGGATGCGGACAACCAGCCGCCCCTGTTCTTCCGCACCACGCAGGATATGCTGGCACAGTTCTACTACCTGCCCAAGGAAAAAGCCTACGAGGTGGTGGTGAAGAACCCCCGCAAGATCGCGGCGATGATCGACAACAATGTTCGTGCCATCCCGCGCGGCACCTACCCGCCCAGTATCGAGGGCGCAGAGCAGCAGCTGCGCGATGCTACGTGGGAACACGCCAAGCGTGATTACGGCGATCCCCTGCCCGAGATCGTGGAGAAGCGGCTGCAGAAGGAACTGGACTCCATCTGCGGCCATGGCTACGCCGTGCTGTACGTCATTGCGGTCAAGCTGGTGGCCTACTCCAACGCGGGCGGCTATCAGGTGGGCAGCCGTGGTTCGGTCGGCTCATCGGCCGTGGCCCACTTCTCCGGCATCTCGGAGGTGAACAGCCTGCCGCCCCACTATCGCTGCCCCAAGTGCAAGCACAGCGAGTTCATCACCGATGGCAGCGTGGATGACGGCTTTGACCTGCCGGATAAAAACTGCCCCCACTGCGGCACCCGGATGCTGGTGGACGGCCACGACATTCCCTTCGAGACCTTTCTCGGCTTCTACGGCGACAAGGAGCCGGATATCGACCTGAACTTTTCCGGCGAGTACCAGTCCAACGTGCACCGCTACACCGAGGAGCTGTTCGGCAAAGCCAATGTGTTCAAGGCAGGCACCGTATCCGGTATTCAGGACAAGACCGCCTACGGCTATGTGAAAAAGTATCTGGATGAGCGCGGCCGCACGGTGAACCACGCCGAGGAGAACCGCCTGACTCTGGGCTGCACCGGCGTCAAGCGCACCACGGGTCAGCACCCCGGCGGCATGGTCGTTGTGCCGGACACCTACGAAATCTACGATTTCTGCCCCATCCAGCACCCGGCGGATGATGTGGCGGGCGGCCTGCTGACCACCCACTTCGAGTTCAAGTATCTGCACGACACCCTGCTCAAGCTGGACGAGCTGGGCCACGATATGCCCACCTTCTACAAGTATTTTGAGGAGTACACCGGTATTCCCATCGACAGCATTCCCATGAACGACCCCAAGGTGTACAGCCTGCTGACCAGCCCGGAAGCGCTGGGCGTGACCCCGGAACAGATCGACAGCCAGACCGGCACCTTCGGCATCCCGGAAATGGGTACCAACTTCGTGCGCGGTATGCTGGTGGAGGCACGCCCCAAGAACTTTTCCGAACTGATCCAGATCTCGGGCCTGTCCCACGGCACCGATGTGTGGACCGGCAACGCGGACGAGCTGATCCGCAGCGGCACCTGCACCATTGCGGAGGTCATTGGCTGCCGTGACAGCATCATGCTGTACCTGCTGCGCAAGGGTCTGGAGCCCAAGATGGCCTTTGATATCATGGAGGCTGTGCGTAAGGGCAAGGTAGCCAAGGGCGGCTTCAAGGATGGCTGGGAGGAAGCCATGCGGGAGCACGAGGTGCCGGACTGGTACATCGAGAGCTGCCGCAAGATCAAGTATATGTTCCCCAAGGCCCATGCTGTGGCCTACCTGATGTCGGCCATCCGCCTGATGTGGTTCAAGATCTACCGCCCGCCGGAGTTCTATGCCGTGTACTTTACCGTGCGCGGCGACGATATCGACTACGAAGCCGCTGTGGGCGGTGCGGCAGTGGCCCGCGCCCACATGGAAGAGGTCAAGCGCCGCCTGAAGGAAGAGAAGAACGCCAAGGACGAAGATGTGCTGGTCAGCCTGCAGCTCGTCAACGAGATGCTGGTGCGCGGCTACGAGTTTTTGCCCATTGAGCTGGGCAAGAGCCGCGGCTCCAAGTATGTGGTGGAGGACGGCAAGGTACGCCTGCCCTTCTGTGCACTGAAGGGTCTGGGCGGTGCCGCCGCCGAAGCGCTGGAACGTGCCACCATCCACGGTGAAGAGTATATCTCGGTGGAGGAGCTGCAACAGGCGTCCGGCGTCGGCAGCAGCATTCTGGACCGCCTGCGTCAGGTGGGCGCTCTGGGCGACCTGCCGGAAAGTAGTCAGGTGAGCTTTTTCTGA